The Sphingomonas alpina genome has a segment encoding these proteins:
- a CDS encoding ABC-F family ATP-binding cassette domain-containing protein: MPAITLSNLSWSTPDAHPVFSGLDLSFGAERTGLVGRNGVGKTTLLKLIACQLPLQSGTLAVSGKVGLLRQTVQVAPGETVADLFGATQGLTLLARAEQGLASAEELSEADWTLEERIRSALGRVGLDAGPDTLLSAMSGGQRTRASLAGAVFAEPDFLLLDEPTNNLDQAGRDAVIALLAGWRAGAVVVSHDRTLLETMDAIVEMTTLGAARYGGNWTYYRERKAIELAAAEQGLADAEKQIAEIDRRTQDVAERKARKDSAGRRKAAKGDIPRILIGARKNRAEGTSGANARLADRLRTDAADTAAAARAQMETLRAMSITLASTGLAANRMILEIDHVTAGYIPDQPILRDLSLTISGPERVAIIGPNGAGKTTVLALVTGALAPWAGTVRVGTRFALLDQRASLLDPASSIRDNFARLNDQGDNNACRAALARFMFRAEAADQIVATLSGGQMLRAALACILGGETPPPLLMLDEPTNHLDLDSIEAVETGLRAYDGALLVVSHDREFLEAIGISRRIALP, encoded by the coding sequence ATGCCTGCCATCACGCTCTCCAATCTCTCCTGGTCCACGCCTGACGCCCATCCGGTCTTTTCCGGTCTCGATCTAAGCTTCGGCGCCGAGCGCACCGGGCTGGTCGGCCGCAACGGCGTGGGCAAGACCACGCTGCTCAAGCTGATCGCGTGCCAATTGCCGCTTCAATCCGGTACGCTGGCCGTTTCGGGCAAGGTCGGCCTGCTCCGCCAGACCGTACAGGTCGCTCCGGGAGAAACCGTCGCCGATCTGTTCGGCGCGACCCAGGGGCTCACCCTGCTCGCCCGCGCCGAACAGGGCCTCGCCAGTGCCGAGGAATTGAGTGAGGCGGACTGGACGCTCGAGGAACGGATCCGCTCCGCGCTTGGTCGTGTCGGGCTGGATGCCGGTCCCGACACGCTCCTGAGCGCCATGTCGGGCGGTCAGCGCACGCGCGCCAGCCTGGCCGGGGCCGTGTTTGCGGAACCCGATTTCCTGCTGCTCGACGAACCGACCAACAATCTCGACCAGGCCGGGCGCGATGCGGTCATCGCCCTGCTCGCCGGCTGGCGTGCGGGTGCCGTCGTCGTCAGCCATGATCGCACCTTGCTCGAGACGATGGATGCGATCGTCGAGATGACGACGCTTGGCGCCGCCCGCTATGGCGGCAACTGGACATACTACCGCGAGCGCAAGGCGATCGAACTGGCGGCCGCAGAGCAGGGTCTGGCGGATGCGGAGAAGCAGATCGCCGAGATCGACCGCCGCACGCAGGACGTCGCGGAGCGCAAGGCGCGAAAGGACAGCGCTGGCCGGCGCAAGGCGGCAAAGGGAGATATACCGCGCATCCTGATCGGTGCGCGCAAGAACCGAGCCGAGGGCACCAGCGGCGCCAATGCCCGCCTGGCCGACCGGCTGCGCACGGACGCGGCCGACACCGCCGCCGCGGCGCGTGCGCAGATGGAAACCCTGCGCGCCATGTCGATCACACTCGCATCGACCGGTCTTGCCGCCAATCGCATGATACTGGAGATCGACCACGTCACGGCCGGCTATATCCCGGACCAGCCAATCCTTCGCGACCTGTCGCTGACGATCAGCGGTCCTGAGCGAGTCGCCATCATCGGCCCGAACGGCGCGGGAAAAACGACCGTGCTGGCGCTCGTCACGGGTGCGCTGGCCCCCTGGGCCGGGACCGTCCGGGTCGGGACCCGCTTCGCCCTGCTCGACCAGCGTGCAAGCCTGCTCGATCCGGCCAGTTCAATCCGCGACAATTTCGCGCGCCTCAACGATCAGGGCGACAATAATGCCTGCCGCGCCGCGCTTGCCCGTTTCATGTTCCGGGCCGAGGCTGCGGACCAGATCGTCGCGACGCTGAGTGGCGGCCAGATGCTGCGTGCCGCCCTTGCCTGCATCCTGGGCGGAGAAACGCCACCTCCTCTGCTGATGTTGGACGAACCGACCAACCATCTCGACCTCGACTCGATCGAGGCGGTAGAAACCGGGTTGCGCGCTTATGACGGTGCGCTGCTGGTGGTCAGCCACGATCGGGAATTTCTCGAGGCGATCGGTATATCCCGACGCATCGCGCTGCCCTGA
- the rpiA gene encoding ribose-5-phosphate isomerase RpiA, whose translation MVESIFGSTPSAAAGSLIHRSDKEIAALAALAEVEAGMTVGLGTGSTAAFFVSHLGERVRAGFSIAAVATSLSTENVARRAGIPIIAFEDLATVDLTVDGADEVDDRLFAIKGAGGAMLREKIVAASSRRMIVIADGSKLSAAIGRAPVPVEILPFAREFVLAELRRLDAEPVLRIANDAYYHSDQGNLIADCAFASLPDPVATAAALSAIPGILGHGLFLTEVDTIYSANGGVVTRLDR comes from the coding sequence ATGGTTGAGAGCATTTTTGGATCGACACCTTCGGCTGCTGCCGGCTCGCTCATTCACAGGAGTGACAAGGAGATCGCGGCGCTCGCCGCCCTTGCGGAGGTCGAGGCCGGCATGACGGTGGGTCTGGGTACGGGGTCGACCGCTGCGTTCTTCGTGTCGCATTTAGGAGAGCGGGTGCGGGCGGGGTTTTCGATTGCCGCCGTGGCCACCTCGCTTTCCACCGAGAACGTCGCGCGGAGGGCCGGCATCCCGATCATCGCGTTCGAGGATCTGGCCACGGTCGATCTTACCGTCGACGGAGCTGACGAGGTCGATGATCGCCTGTTCGCAATCAAAGGGGCAGGCGGAGCGATGCTGCGCGAAAAGATTGTTGCTGCGTCGTCGCGGAGGATGATCGTGATCGCGGATGGATCGAAGTTGAGCGCTGCGATCGGCCGGGCGCCGGTGCCGGTCGAGATCCTGCCTTTCGCACGCGAGTTCGTGCTGGCTGAGTTGCGCCGGCTGGATGCGGAGCCAGTGCTGCGGATCGCGAACGATGCATATTATCACAGTGACCAGGGCAATCTGATCGCCGATTGTGCGTTCGCGTCGCTGCCGGATCCGGTCGCGACCGCGGCAGCGCTGTCGGCGATTCCTGGAATTCTCGGCCATGGGTTGTTCCTGACCGAGGTGGATACGATCTATAGTGCCAATGGCGGCGTGGTGACTCGTCTCGACCGTTGA
- a CDS encoding AraC family transcriptional regulator, which produces MRDQLNEMCRLAERHAGPTGRATVLPRMSLFVTDAMTSPTASLYEPMLCLVLQGAKQVMVGDRVLRFDPASYFIASLELPVSGRIIEASAENPYICVSLALEPDVIAALIPDVPARPDGQTAGFAVSPVTPQLLDPWARLLTLLDTPGDIPVIAPMLEREILYRLLQGPQGGVLRQIARADSRVSQIRQAVGWIRTHFDQPLRVEMLADLAGMSPASFHRHFKAATAMSPLQYQKTLRLQEARRLMVTSADATRAAYRVGYESASQFSREYARMFGAPPSRDLDRLRGRGVEAVEEIA; this is translated from the coding sequence ATGCGCGACCAACTGAACGAGATGTGCCGGCTTGCGGAGCGCCATGCCGGCCCGACCGGGCGCGCCACCGTCCTGCCGCGCATGTCATTGTTCGTGACCGACGCGATGACCAGCCCGACAGCCTCACTCTATGAACCGATGCTGTGCCTCGTCCTGCAGGGTGCAAAGCAGGTGATGGTCGGCGACCGCGTGCTGCGCTTCGATCCGGCAAGCTATTTCATCGCCTCACTTGAACTGCCGGTGTCAGGCCGGATCATCGAGGCGAGCGCGGAAAACCCCTATATCTGCGTCAGCCTCGCGCTCGAACCCGATGTGATCGCCGCGCTGATCCCCGATGTGCCGGCCCGGCCTGATGGACAGACCGCCGGTTTCGCGGTGAGCCCGGTCACGCCGCAGCTACTCGATCCGTGGGCGCGGCTGCTCACCCTGCTCGACACGCCCGGCGATATCCCGGTGATTGCGCCGATGCTCGAGCGCGAGATCCTCTATCGCCTGTTGCAGGGCCCGCAGGGCGGCGTGTTGCGCCAGATTGCGCGCGCCGACAGTCGCGTGTCGCAGATCCGCCAGGCGGTCGGCTGGATTCGGACTCATTTCGATCAGCCATTGCGGGTCGAGATGCTGGCCGATCTTGCCGGCATGAGCCCTGCCTCTTTTCATCGTCATTTCAAGGCGGCGACCGCGATGAGCCCGCTGCAATATCAAAAGACGCTCCGTTTGCAGGAGGCGCGCCGCCTGATGGTGACCAGTGCGGATGCGACGCGCGCCGCCTATCGTGTCGGCTATGAAAGCGCCTCGCAGTTCAGCCGTGAATATGCACGCATGTTCGGGGCGCCGCCATCGCGCGATCTCGACCGGCTGCGGGGACGGGGCGTGGAGGCGGTCGAGGAAATTGCCTGA
- the tkt gene encoding transketolase — translation MSDSDVSERPGHRDGLREDGSLARLTIDTVRTLAMDAVQKANSGHPGTPMALAPVGYTLWSQFLRTDPAVPDWPNRDRFVLSVGHASMLLYALLHLAKVREIDSDGKPTGKAAVSLDDIKDFRQLDSKTPGHPEYRMTTGVETTTGPLGQGCGNSVGMAIAERHLAAHFNRDGFPVFDHDIYVLCGDGDMMEGVSGEAASLAGHLKLSNLCWIYDSNTISIEGHTDLAFIEDTGKRFEAYGWNVIHVDDANDCGAVARALETFRATDDRPTFIVVHSIIGWGSPRANSEKAHGEPLGEDNVRATKKAYGWPEDAQFLVPDGVADHFHDAIAARGEPLRQEWEAMFERYRAAHPDLAAELDRARKDELPGGWDADVPVFPADAKGIASREANGKTLNAIAPHLPLLMGGAADLSPSTKTNLTFDGAGSFEANDYGGRNMHFGVREHAMGAIANGMALSYLRSYTGTFLVFADYMRAPIRLAAIMELPVIFVFTHDSIGVGEDGPTHQPIEHLATLRAIPGLDTIRPGDANEAAEAWKVALTHTHEPSVLIFSRQAIPTLDRSKYAPASGLARGAYILADAEGGHPEIILIGTGSEVPMVVAAHERLTASGIRSRVVSMPSWYLFEKQDRAYRDSVFPRSVPARLAVEQGGELGWDRYVGLDGRTITMSTFGASAPLAKLQDKYGFTVENIVAVAEQMLEKK, via the coding sequence ATGAGCGACAGCGACGTCAGCGAAAGGCCGGGCCATCGCGATGGCCTTCGCGAAGATGGATCACTCGCCCGGCTGACCATCGATACGGTCCGCACCCTGGCGATGGACGCGGTTCAGAAAGCCAATTCGGGCCATCCCGGCACGCCGATGGCGCTGGCGCCGGTCGGCTATACGCTCTGGTCGCAATTTCTGCGCACCGATCCGGCGGTGCCCGACTGGCCCAATCGCGACCGCTTCGTGCTGTCGGTCGGGCACGCGTCGATGCTGCTCTATGCGCTGCTCCATCTCGCCAAGGTTCGCGAAATCGACTCCGACGGCAAACCGACCGGCAAGGCGGCGGTCAGCCTCGATGATATCAAGGATTTCCGGCAGCTCGATTCCAAGACCCCGGGCCATCCGGAATACCGCATGACCACCGGGGTCGAAACGACCACCGGGCCACTCGGTCAGGGCTGCGGCAATTCGGTCGGCATGGCGATCGCCGAGCGGCATCTGGCGGCGCATTTCAACCGAGACGGCTTTCCCGTGTTCGATCACGATATCTATGTGCTGTGCGGCGATGGCGACATGATGGAGGGCGTGTCGGGCGAGGCCGCCTCGCTCGCCGGGCATCTCAAGCTGTCCAACCTGTGCTGGATCTACGACAGCAACACGATCAGCATCGAGGGGCATACCGATCTGGCCTTTATCGAGGATACGGGCAAGCGCTTCGAGGCCTATGGCTGGAACGTGATCCATGTCGATGACGCGAATGATTGCGGCGCGGTGGCAAGGGCGCTGGAGACATTCCGCGCGACCGATGACAGGCCGACCTTCATCGTCGTGCATTCGATCATTGGCTGGGGTTCCCCACGCGCCAATAGCGAGAAGGCACATGGCGAGCCGCTCGGCGAAGACAATGTCCGCGCGACCAAGAAGGCCTATGGCTGGCCCGAGGATGCGCAATTCCTCGTGCCCGACGGTGTGGCCGATCATTTTCACGATGCCATCGCCGCGCGCGGTGAGCCATTGCGTCAGGAATGGGAGGCGATGTTCGAGCGCTACCGCGCCGCGCACCCCGATCTTGCCGCGGAACTCGACCGTGCACGCAAGGATGAATTGCCAGGTGGCTGGGATGCCGACGTCCCGGTTTTTCCGGCAGATGCCAAGGGCATCGCGTCGCGCGAGGCCAATGGCAAGACGCTCAACGCGATCGCGCCGCATCTGCCGCTGCTGATGGGCGGGGCGGCCGATCTGTCGCCTTCGACCAAGACCAACCTGACCTTCGACGGCGCGGGATCGTTCGAGGCGAACGATTATGGCGGGCGCAACATGCATTTCGGGGTGCGCGAACATGCCATGGGTGCGATCGCCAATGGCATGGCGCTGTCCTATCTGCGCTCCTACACCGGCACCTTCCTGGTCTTCGCCGACTATATGCGCGCGCCGATCCGGCTTGCCGCGATCATGGAATTGCCGGTGATCTTCGTCTTTACGCATGATTCGATCGGCGTGGGCGAGGACGGCCCGACGCACCAGCCGATCGAGCATCTCGCCACGCTGCGCGCGATCCCCGGGCTCGACACGATCCGCCCTGGCGATGCGAACGAGGCGGCCGAGGCTTGGAAGGTCGCGCTGACTCACACGCATGAACCAAGCGTGCTGATCTTCTCGCGCCAGGCGATCCCGACGCTCGACCGCAGCAAATATGCGCCGGCTTCGGGGCTGGCCAGGGGCGCCTATATTCTGGCCGATGCCGAAGGCGGCCACCCCGAGATCATTCTGATCGGCACCGGCAGCGAAGTGCCGATGGTGGTCGCGGCGCATGAACGGCTGACTGCCTCGGGCATCCGGTCTCGCGTGGTCTCAATGCCGAGTTGGTATCTGTTCGAGAAGCAGGATCGCGCCTATCGCGACTCCGTCTTTCCCCGTTCGGTTCCGGCGCGGCTCGCGGTCGAGCAGGGCGGCGAACTGGGTTGGGACCGCTATGTCGGGCTCGACGGGCGCACGATCACCATGTCGACCTTCGGCGCCTCCGCGCCGCTGGCGAAACTGCAGGACAAATACGGCTTCACCGTCGAAAATATCGTCGCGGTGGCTGAGCAAATGTTGGAGAAGAAATAA
- a CDS encoding TonB-dependent receptor has translation MSRPLPLAALVLLAALPTSALAQAQGDTAASDAQAELSDDTVPHDIVVTAARTILPPNALPLTIDVIDKDMLDQQVAISGSVTDAVSSLTPSFSPTRQKLSGAGESLRGRSPLYAINGIPQSTPLRDGSRDGFTIDGFFVDRVELIYGSNALQGIGGTGGIVNQVTVGAPRKEGVSGRVLLQGTTDSDFNSDAVGGKVAGLIQYKAGRFDATVGAAYEKRGVFYDGDGRRVGLNLTQGETQDTRTLSLFGRFGYELSETARLDLIASRFEMKGDGDYVAVPGNRKTGLPTSATRGSPPGIPAASRTESVALSLTDTDLGGGNLVSQIFFNRSRDTFGGETTIQDSFQDVRIAPLGTLFDQSQNRSRKYGGKISYERAIPGFEALTATIGFDAIWDSTEQRLIATNRVWVPPTDFRSLAPFVQANLALFDKKLRLAGGVRYENVQIKIDDYHTLAATTKPIAGGVAVSGGRPTFKDALINGGVILEPWQGIRAYASYAEGFTAPDVGRITRAISETGVDIDNFLDISPIVSNNREIGLEIKRGPLDASATYFWSSSNKGQLLITNSDRTFDVQRLRVEIQGLEINLGIKLPIEGARLSIGYAHLHGRFDSDTPADGKVDSDLDGTNISPDRFNLAANYVSGRLSARVQTQFYLARRFDGKKRALDDAKPGRPDQLGDNDFGGYTLTDASVRYQTGLGGVSLSVQNLFDKQYIDYSSDTRLPKDNLSYFAGRGRTLTLGWDYRF, from the coding sequence ATGTCACGTCCGCTGCCGCTGGCGGCGCTTGTTCTGCTGGCCGCGCTGCCGACATCCGCTCTTGCTCAGGCGCAAGGCGATACCGCCGCGAGCGATGCGCAGGCCGAGCTATCGGACGATACCGTGCCGCATGACATCGTCGTGACCGCAGCGCGCACGATCCTGCCGCCCAATGCCTTGCCGCTGACCATCGACGTGATCGACAAGGACATGCTCGATCAACAGGTCGCGATCTCCGGCTCGGTCACCGATGCAGTATCGAGCCTGACCCCGTCCTTCTCGCCAACACGGCAGAAACTGTCGGGTGCGGGGGAGTCATTGCGTGGCCGTTCGCCGCTCTATGCGATCAACGGCATCCCGCAATCGACGCCGCTGCGCGACGGCAGCCGCGACGGCTTCACCATCGACGGCTTCTTCGTCGACCGGGTCGAGCTGATCTATGGCTCCAACGCGCTGCAGGGAATTGGCGGCACCGGCGGCATCGTCAACCAGGTCACGGTCGGCGCGCCGCGCAAGGAAGGGGTGAGTGGCCGCGTGCTGCTGCAGGGCACCACCGACAGCGATTTCAACAGTGATGCTGTGGGCGGCAAGGTCGCCGGGCTGATCCAGTACAAGGCCGGACGCTTCGATGCGACAGTCGGTGCTGCTTATGAAAAGCGCGGCGTTTTCTATGATGGCGATGGTCGCCGTGTTGGCCTTAACCTGACTCAGGGAGAAACCCAGGATACGCGAACGCTCTCGCTGTTCGGCCGCTTTGGCTATGAATTGAGCGAGACGGCGCGGCTCGACCTGATCGCCAGCCGGTTCGAGATGAAGGGCGATGGTGACTATGTCGCGGTTCCGGGCAACCGCAAGACAGGCCTGCCGACCAGCGCAACGCGAGGAAGCCCCCCAGGCATTCCGGCCGCCAGCCGCACTGAAAGTGTCGCCTTGTCGCTGACCGATACCGATCTTGGTGGCGGCAATCTGGTCAGCCAGATCTTCTTCAATCGCAGCCGGGATACGTTCGGCGGCGAGACCACAATACAGGATAGTTTTCAGGACGTTCGGATCGCGCCCCTCGGCACCTTGTTCGACCAGTCGCAGAATCGATCACGCAAATATGGCGGCAAGATCAGCTATGAACGCGCGATACCCGGCTTCGAAGCGTTGACGGCGACGATCGGCTTCGATGCGATCTGGGATTCGACCGAACAGCGACTGATCGCGACCAATCGCGTGTGGGTGCCACCGACCGATTTCCGCAGCCTCGCACCCTTCGTACAGGCCAATCTCGCATTGTTCGACAAGAAGCTGCGTCTTGCCGGTGGCGTGCGCTATGAGAATGTCCAGATCAAGATCGACGATTATCACACGCTGGCCGCCACGACGAAACCGATCGCCGGGGGGGTGGCTGTTTCGGGCGGTAGACCCACATTCAAGGATGCGCTGATCAATGGCGGTGTGATCCTCGAGCCATGGCAGGGCATTCGCGCCTATGCCAGCTATGCAGAAGGTTTCACCGCACCTGACGTCGGTCGCATCACGCGAGCGATCAGCGAAACCGGCGTTGATATCGACAATTTCCTCGATATCAGTCCGATCGTCTCGAACAATCGGGAGATCGGCCTTGAGATCAAGCGTGGTCCGCTCGACGCGTCGGCCACCTATTTCTGGTCGTCGAGCAATAAAGGGCAATTGCTGATCACCAATTCCGACCGCACTTTCGATGTTCAGCGGTTGCGGGTCGAGATTCAGGGGCTGGAGATCAATTTGGGCATAAAGCTGCCGATTGAGGGCGCGCGCCTGAGCATCGGCTATGCCCATCTGCACGGCCGGTTCGATAGCGATACCCCGGCAGACGGCAAGGTCGATAGCGACCTGGACGGCACCAACATCTCGCCCGATCGGTTCAATCTGGCGGCGAACTATGTCAGCGGTCGCTTGTCGGCGCGCGTACAGACGCAATTCTATCTTGCGCGCCGCTTCGACGGCAAAAAGCGCGCATTGGACGATGCCAAGCCGGGTCGTCCGGATCAGCTCGGCGACAATGATTTCGGCGGCTACACGTTGACCGACGCCAGCGTCCGCTATCAGACCGGGCTGGGCGGCGTGAGCCTCAGCGTGCAGAATCTCTTCGACAAGCAATATATCGACTACAGCAGCGACACGCGCTTACCGAAAGACAATCTATCCTACTTCGCCGGTCGCGGACGCACGCTGACACTTGGCTGGGATTACCGGTTCTGA
- a CDS encoding SDR family NAD(P)-dependent oxidoreductase, translated as MTRIFGAESTTDEVLDGVSLSGKRILVTGASAGLGVETARVLAARGAQVVGAVRDLAKGQRATTEVRAQAAHGGGIELVELDLASLASVRTCADALNADGRPFDLIIANAGVMACPQGKTVDGFETQFGTNHLGHFVLINRIVPLLKPGGRLVNLSSAGHRYADVDLNDPNFDHTPYAEFTAYGRSKTANILFAVEFDRRHNDRGIRATAVHPGGIKTELARHMTDEATDALIESINAAQLDAGLPPFTYKTVPQGAATSVWAAIVAAPEEIGGRYCEDCHVAEISLGEGLRGGVQPYALDPEHAKALWAKSEEMVGERF; from the coding sequence ATGACCCGCATTTTTGGAGCAGAATCCACCACGGACGAGGTCCTTGACGGTGTGAGCCTGTCGGGCAAGCGGATTCTGGTGACCGGCGCCTCGGCCGGCCTCGGCGTCGAGACGGCGCGGGTGCTGGCGGCACGTGGCGCACAGGTGGTCGGCGCGGTACGCGACCTCGCCAAAGGGCAGCGCGCCACCACCGAGGTTCGCGCCCAGGCGGCGCATGGCGGGGGGATCGAACTGGTCGAGCTTGACCTGGCCTCACTGGCCAGCGTGCGGACCTGCGCCGACGCGCTCAATGCCGATGGCCGCCCGTTCGACCTGATCATCGCCAATGCCGGCGTGATGGCTTGTCCCCAGGGCAAGACGGTCGACGGTTTCGAAACCCAGTTCGGCACCAATCATCTCGGTCATTTCGTGCTGATCAATCGCATTGTGCCGCTGCTGAAACCGGGCGGGCGTTTGGTAAACCTGTCCTCGGCCGGGCATCGCTATGCCGATGTCGATCTGAACGACCCGAATTTCGACCACACGCCCTATGCCGAATTCACCGCCTATGGCCGTTCCAAGACCGCGAACATCCTGTTCGCCGTGGAATTCGATCGCCGCCACAACGATCGGGGCATTCGTGCCACAGCCGTTCATCCCGGCGGGATCAAGACCGAACTCGCCCGTCATATGACCGACGAGGCGACCGATGCGCTGATCGAGTCGATCAACGCGGCGCAACTGGACGCCGGTCTGCCGCCATTTACCTACAAGACTGTGCCGCAGGGCGCCGCCACCTCGGTCTGGGCGGCAATCGTCGCCGCGCCCGAGGAGATTGGCGGACGGTATTGCGAAGATTGCCATGTCGCCGAGATTTCTCTTGGCGAGGGGCTTCGCGGCGGGGTGCAGCCTTATGCGCTCGACCCTGAACACGCCAAGGCACTCTGGGCGAAGAGCGAAGAAATGGTCGGCGAGCGCTTCTGA
- a CDS encoding PepSY-associated TM helix domain-containing protein, translating to MRLLDLVHRWTGGLIGLVLAMLGLTGAILVHEDSWIMLPHTSDALVRDPVKVVAVTEQLLAANPRANGIVFASERFGLHQLRGTDGAGAYADQAGAIVTRWSSQWERPELWLFDLHHHLFTGDMGETVIGVAGLCALLFVITGVILWWRTRRTFAFRLWPRRLSRPAIVMQHRDLGIVVAPLLLLSALTGTMMIFKPVAAVVVAPFSSPTEVAAAMAQPKLKSSPLAARPDWRAMLEMARRRFPDAEFRILSLPRKPGAPISLRMKRAGEWLPNGRTTLWFDASDGRLLGARDALAMPAGAQVFNAAYPVHAGKVGGLAWRLVMTVSGLAMAMLGSLAVWSFWFKRPKRKKRA from the coding sequence ATGAGGCTGCTCGACCTGGTCCATCGCTGGACCGGCGGCCTGATCGGGCTGGTGCTGGCGATGCTCGGCCTGACCGGCGCGATCCTGGTGCATGAAGATAGCTGGATCATGCTGCCGCATACATCGGATGCGCTGGTGCGTGATCCGGTGAAGGTCGTGGCGGTGACGGAGCAACTGCTGGCGGCCAATCCCAGGGCGAACGGCATCGTCTTTGCGAGCGAGCGGTTCGGGCTGCATCAATTGCGCGGCACCGATGGGGCGGGCGCCTATGCCGATCAGGCGGGCGCGATCGTCACGCGCTGGTCGAGCCAGTGGGAGCGGCCCGAATTATGGCTGTTCGACCTTCACCACCATCTGTTCACGGGGGATATGGGCGAAACGGTGATCGGCGTGGCCGGGCTGTGTGCTTTGCTGTTCGTCATCACCGGCGTGATCCTGTGGTGGCGCACACGGCGCACGTTCGCGTTCCGCCTCTGGCCAAGACGGCTGAGCCGGCCGGCGATCGTGATGCAGCACCGCGATCTCGGTATCGTCGTCGCGCCGTTGCTGCTGCTGTCGGCGCTGACCGGCACGATGATGATCTTCAAGCCGGTTGCGGCAGTGGTCGTCGCACCATTCTCCTCGCCGACCGAAGTCGCCGCGGCGATGGCTCAGCCCAAGCTGAAAAGCAGTCCGCTGGCGGCGCGGCCTGACTGGCGCGCCATGCTGGAGATGGCGCGGCGGCGTTTCCCCGATGCCGAATTCCGTATCCTGAGCCTGCCGCGCAAGCCAGGTGCTCCGATCAGCCTGCGCATGAAGCGTGCCGGCGAATGGCTTCCCAATGGGCGAACCACCTTGTGGTTCGACGCGAGCGATGGGCGCCTGCTGGGCGCACGCGATGCGCTGGCGATGCCGGCGGGCGCACAGGTGTTCAACGCCGCCTATCCAGTCCATGCCGGGAAGGTCGGTGGGCTCGCCTGGCGGCTGGTGATGACCGTATCGGGGCTGGCCATGGCGATGCTGGGCAGCCTCGCGGTCTGGTCCTTCTGGTTCAAGCGGCCGAAACGGAAAAAGCGCGCCTGA
- a CDS encoding gamma carbonic anhydrase family protein, whose amino-acid sequence MPQYEIDGKRPQIAAGAWVAPSADLIGDVLLGEDASVWFGAVIRGDNTPMIVGPRSNIQEGAMCHSDPGAPLTIGADCTIGHHAILHGCTIGDRVLIGMGAIVLNRAVIAEGCIVGAGALVTEGKTFPAGSLIVGSPARAIRQLDDNARAMLLISAQHYVDKAHGCATGLKRVD is encoded by the coding sequence ATGCCCCAATATGAAATCGACGGAAAACGCCCGCAAATCGCCGCTGGTGCCTGGGTCGCACCCAGCGCCGACCTGATCGGCGACGTGCTGCTCGGCGAGGACGCCAGTGTCTGGTTCGGCGCGGTGATTCGCGGCGACAACACGCCGATGATCGTGGGGCCGCGCAGCAACATCCAGGAAGGCGCGATGTGCCACTCGGACCCCGGCGCCCCGCTGACCATCGGTGCCGACTGCACCATCGGGCACCACGCGATCCTCCACGGCTGCACGATCGGTGATCGCGTGCTGATTGGCATGGGTGCGATCGTCCTCAACCGCGCGGTGATTGCCGAGGGCTGTATCGTCGGTGCCGGCGCACTGGTTACCGAGGGCAAGACCTTTCCGGCCGGCAGCCTGATCGTCGGCAGCCCAGCCCGCGCCATCCGCCAGCTCGACGACAATGCCCGGGCAATGCTGCTGATTTCCGCCCAACATTATGTCGACAAGGCACATGGCTGCGCGACCGGCCTGAAACGAGTCGACTGA